One Carassius auratus strain Wakin unplaced genomic scaffold, ASM336829v1 scaf_tig00013485, whole genome shotgun sequence DNA window includes the following coding sequences:
- the LOC113074032 gene encoding homeobox protein PKNOX1-like, producing MMTSPSVSMEGYQEAEQMQVGEQTAGQAEESLEEEESSSAQSEPQTPMEVYKTAIYRHPLFPLLALLFEKCEQSTQSSECVTSASFDVDIENFVRNQEKEGKAFFSEDPDLDNLMVKAIQVLRIHLLELEKVNDLCKDFCSRYIACLKTKMNSETLLSGEPGSPYSPTHTQPPSSFSGAMSPQGIVVPAAALQQGNVTVTAVNPTQVVTGGTVYQPVTVVTPQGQVVTQTLSPGTIRIQNSQLQLQLNQDLNFFSQEDNSSKAKRGILPKHATNVMRSWLFQHIGHPYPTEDEKKQIALQTNLTLLQVNNWFINARRRILQPMLDASSSDTPKSKKKTPQTRPLQRFWPNSLASSVSQQQVTMEDGTMVTVGVGEDGLQTLSSDGATLAMQQVMMGGHSEEEEEEDEEDEEDEDNDPSHSDMTRLGLETSDSL from the exons ATGATGACATCCCCATCGGTGTCCATGGAGGGTTACCAAGAGGCTGAACAG ATGCAAGTGGGAGAGCAGACGGCGGGACAAGCGGAGGAGAGTTTGGAGGAAGAGGAGAGCAGCTCTGCACAGTCTGAGCCACAGACTCCTATGGAGGTCTACAAGACGGCCATTTACAG ACACCCCTTGTTCCCCCTGCTGGCGCTGCTCTTTGAGAAATGCGAGCAATCGACTCAGAGCTCGGAGTGCGTGACCTCGGCCAGCTTCGATGTGGATATCGAGAACTTCGTGCGAAACCAGGAGAAAGAAGGCAAGGCTTTCTTCAGTGAGGACCCCGATTTGGACAATCTG ATGGTGAAGGCCATCCAGGTGTTACGGATTCACCTGCTGGAGCTGGAGAAGGTGAATGACCTGTGTAAAGATTTCTGCAGCCGCTACATCGCCTGCCTCAAGACCAAGATGAACAGCGAGACGCTGCTCAGCGGAGAGCCAGGAAGTCCCTactccccaacacacacacag CCGCCGAGCTCGTTCTCTGGAGCCATGAGTCCTCAAGGTATTGTGGTGCCAGCGGCGGCTTTACAGCAAGGCAACGTTACTGTCACAGCCGTAAACCCCACACAGGTGGTCACAG GTGGGACGGTGTATCAGCCTGTTACAGTTGTTACTCCACAGGGGCAGGTGGTCACACAGACGCTGTCACCTGGAACAATACGCATCCAGAACTCACAG CTTCAGCTGCAGTTGAACCAGGATCTAAACTTTTTCAGTCAGGAGGACAATTCGTCTAAGGCCAAGAGAGGCATCCTTCCCAAACACGCCACCAATGTCATGCGTTCCTGGCTCTTCCAGCACATCGGT CACCCTTACCCTACAGAAGATGAGAAGAAACAGATCGCCCTGCAGACCAACCTCACCCTGCTACAGGTTAACAACTG GTTTATTAATGCACGCCGACGGATCCTTCAGCCCATGCTGGACGCCAGCTCCTCGGACACACCCAAGAGCAAAAAGAAGACCCCCCAAACACGCCCCCTGCAGCGCTTCTGGCCCAACTCCCTCGCCTCCTCTGTGTCCCAGCAACAGGTCACCATGGAAGACG GTACTATGGTAACAGTCGGTGTGGGTGAGGACGGCCTCCAGACGCTCTCATCAGATGGAGCTACGCTGGCCATGCAGCAGGTCATGATGGGAGGTCAcagcgaggaggaggaggaggaggacgaagAGGATGAAGAGGACGAGGACAATGATCCTTCCCACTCCGACATGACCAGGCTGGGCCTGGAGACCAGCGACTCGCTGTAG
- the LOC113074033 gene encoding transmembrane protease serine 3-like — MASSQTAGETERPVSQGGSRQERDAVEEGTESGALELVSITEEDLPVVETPTTFNVSSFSSDNSHSSHFYDPDTQDPHVPVELPTVASAPLPVYKAHNLQIPPSPGVPVIKVQPFLHGERLSDLKSLCWPYVPRRLLALLIILGLLIVLILVLGIGLGVGLKSCSGKFRCLSSVQCISRNAVCDGVEDCGDGEDELSCVRVSGRSSVLQVFSRGSWRTVCSEGWGSHLGSVACRQLGYNSFVSTTDVPVSSIEAVFQNNLVALNINQTGLQDNFKIQNSSHLRKTQCTSGVVTAVKCIECGSRPAVRSRIVGGNVSRSGLVPWQVSLHYQNQHLCGGSVISERWILTAAHCVYGFAQPVLWTVHAGITDQPLGGTGGLSVEKIIYHSNYRPGGLSYNIALIKLKLPLSFNDQVVPICLPSYGESFEDGQMCLISGWGATVDGGEASLSLHTAQVPLLSSRDCRRRGLTSWNICAGFSEGGAGTCQGDSGGPLACQGSGWTLVGAASWAESCGQANKPGIYTSINEALTWIQQQMEKEEDQRR, encoded by the exons ATGGCTTCTTCACAGACAGCAGGAGAGACGGAGCGGCCCGTTTCACAGGGAGGAAGCCGACAGGAGAGG GATGCGGTGGAGGAGGGCACTGAATCTGGTGCTCTGGAGTTAGTCTCCATCACAGAAGAGGACCTTCCTGTAGTTGAGACTCCCACCACATTCAATGTGAGCTCCTTCAGCAGTGATAACAGCCATTCCAGTCACTTCTACGACCCAGACACGCAGGACCCTCACGTCCCTGTTGAGCTGCCCACCGTGGCGTCCGCTCCACTGCCTGTGTATAAAGCCCATAACCTTCAGATCCCACCCAGCCCAGGTGTGCCCGTCATCAAGGTCCAGCCCTTCTTGCACG gagaaAGACTGTCAGACTTGAAGTCTTTGTGTTGGCCGTATGTGCCTCGCAGATTGCTGGCTCTGCTCATCATCTTGGGATTGCTAATTGTCTTGATTCTGGTGCTAGGAATAGGTTTGGGAG TGGGTCTGAAGAGTTGCTCAGGAAAGTTCCGCTGTTTGTCGTCGGTTCAGTGTATCAGCAGAAATGCTGTGTGTGATGGAGTCGAGGACTGTGGAGATGGAGAAGACGAGCTCAGCTGTG TGCGTGTGAGTGGCAGGAGCTCTGTGCTGCAGGTGTTCAGTAGGGGCTCGTGGAGGACTGTGTGCTCTGAAGGCTGGGGTTCTCACCTGGGCTCTGTAGCCTGCAGACAACTGGGATACAACAG CTTTGTGAGCACTACTGATGTTCCCGTCTCCTCCATTGAAGCAGTGTTTCAGAATAATCTAGTGGCTCTTAATATCAACCAAACAGGCCTTCAAGACAACTTCAAGATCCAAAACTCTTCACACCTCAG AAAAACTCAGTGCACTTCTGGTGTAGTAACTGCAGTCAAGTGTATAG AGTGTGGCTCCAGGCCAGCCGTCCGCAGTCGTATTGTGGGAGGGAACGTGTCGAGGTCTGGGCTGGTCCCGTGGCAGGTCAGCCTGCATTACCAAAACCAGCATCTGTGTGGAGGATCAGTCATCAGTGAGCGCTGGATTCTCACTGCTGCGCACTGTGTGTACGG GTTTGCTCAGCCAGTGTTATGGACCGTGCATGCTGGGATAACAGACCAGCCATTGGGTGGAACTGGAGGTCTCTCTGTGGAGAAAATCATCTACCATTCCAACTACAGGCCAGGAGGACTCAGCTACAACATAGCTCTAATAAAGCTTAAGCTACCTCTGTCTTTCAATG ACCAAGTAGTACCCATCTGTTTGCCCAGTTATGGCGAGAGCTTTGAGGATGGACAGATGTGTTTGATCTCAGGCTGGGGAGCCACAGTGGATGGTG GAGAGGCCAGTTTGTCCCTACATACCGCTCAGGTCCCATTACTGTCCAGCAGAGACTGCCGCAGACGGGGTTTGACCTCCTGGAACATCTGTGCAGGATTCTCAGAGGGTGGTGCTGGAACATGTCAG GGGGACAGCGGAGGGCCCCTAGCCTGTCAGGGGTCCGGATGGACATTGGTGGGGGCAGCCAGCTGGGCTGAGAGCTGTGGACAAGCAAACAAACCAGGAATTTACACCAGCATAAATGAAGCTCTCACATGGATTCAGCAACAAAtggag aAAGAAGAGGATCAGCGTCGCTGA